The following proteins come from a genomic window of Bactrocera dorsalis isolate Fly_Bdor chromosome 6, ASM2337382v1, whole genome shotgun sequence:
- the LOC125779373 gene encoding uncharacterized protein LOC125779373, translated as MKEVQTVQNANSNDSAVAVNGGAGVQSHATDAISTNDDSTVATNNNVTTRIQSNGDISANGNISTNGNMRHASVREIANTLPEFDPTNNASITVEQFIDRVDRVEEAYRWDEKFLLLAIYTRLKGLARMWLDASPTLHTTWENFADALRHEFGSDRDEAEIHFVMANATRKPKEIVKEYCFRVAALGIRYKLSEAAIIRYARAGLKHRELQQSIAAMKFTTMKQMRDAIEDYFINRGGLSEPQVHQPSKRDNNNEKYAESTKQNGEFKAQLKCYNCNVPGHFANKCPLPQKRHRCTTCNKVHPNGGNCEKTTVTLRRLGAINLDECFKKLVYIKAQPYIAFIDTGSQCSTFVGQ; from the coding sequence ATGAAAGAGGTACAAACGGTACAAAACGCAAATAGCAACGATAGCGCAGTCGCAGTCAACGGCGGCGCAGGCGTTCAGAGTCACGCCACTGACGCTATTTCAACGAACGACGACAGCACGGTGGCAACTAACAACAACGTTACAACACGCATTCAAAGCAACGGTGATATTTCTGCGAACGGGAATATTTCAACGAACGGGAATATGCGACACGCGTCAGTTAGAGAAATTGCAAATACCCTGCCGGAATTTGATCCAACGAATAACGCAAGCATTACGGTAGAGCAATTTATTGATAGAGTCGATCGAGTAGAGGAAGCATATAGATGGGacgagaaatttttattgttagctATTTACACACGTTTAAAAGGACTTGCACGTATGTGGTTGGATGCATCACCCACATTACACACAACTTGGGAAAATTTTGCTGATGCGTTACGACACGAATTTGGTTCAGATCGAGACGAGGCAGAAATTCATTTTGTGATGGCCAATGCAACGAGGAAGCCAAAAGAAATCGTAAAAGAATATTGTTTTCGAGTGGCGGCACTAGGTATACGTTACAAACTGAGTGAGGCAGCCATTATACGTTATGCAAGAGCTGGGTTAAAACATAGAGAACTCCAACAAAGCATTGCAGCAATGAAGTTTACAACAATGAAGCAGATGAGAGACGCCATCGAGGACTATTTCATTAATCGCGGAGGGCTAAGTGAGCCACAAGTACATCAGCCAAGTAAGCGAGacaacaataacgaaaaatatgCTGAGTCAACGAAACAAAATGGTGAATTTAAAGCACAATTGAAATGCTACAATTGCAACGTACCTGGACATTTCGCCAACAAATGTCCATTGCCGCAGAAACGACATCGCTGTACAACGTGTAACAAAGTTCATCCAAACGGAGGAAATTGTGAGAAGACGACAGTAACGTTACGACGACTTGGTGCAATCAACCTTGACGAATGTTTCAAGAAGTTAGTTTACATAAAAGCGCAACCGTATATCGCATTCATCGACACGGGCAGCCAATGCAGCACATTCGTAGGTCAGTAG